One Nocardia iowensis DNA window includes the following coding sequences:
- a CDS encoding alpha/beta fold hydrolase has product MSNANKLLEPAPLRLRGSGGIELAADQFGPADGPLVVFLHGGGQTRHSWKQTGAKLAASGMRVVTLDARGHGDSAWSEDGDYRRDTMVADLLLVLEQLGAPAVVVGASMGGITGLLATAAPGGAAISALVLVDIVTRPERAGIERVIDFLGKHRNGFDNLEQVADAVAEYLPHRPRPANTDGLLRNLRQRDGRWYWHWDPDMLAHRAEDPSAMTEQMEAAARKLTIPVLLVRGMRSDVVSSEGAAAFQELVPHVQLVEIGGAAHTAAGDDNDSFTDAVAKFVLQTRQ; this is encoded by the coding sequence GTGAGTAATGCGAACAAACTTCTCGAGCCCGCACCATTGCGGCTGCGCGGTTCGGGTGGGATCGAGCTGGCCGCAGACCAGTTCGGCCCGGCCGACGGTCCGCTCGTCGTCTTCCTGCATGGCGGCGGGCAGACCAGGCACTCGTGGAAACAGACCGGTGCGAAGCTGGCCGCGTCCGGCATGCGGGTTGTCACCCTGGACGCCCGCGGGCACGGCGACAGCGCATGGTCCGAAGACGGCGACTACCGACGCGACACCATGGTGGCAGACCTGCTGCTCGTGCTCGAACAGCTCGGTGCGCCCGCCGTCGTGGTCGGGGCGAGCATGGGCGGCATCACCGGCCTGCTCGCCACCGCCGCTCCCGGCGGCGCGGCGATCAGCGCGCTGGTACTCGTCGACATCGTCACCAGGCCGGAGCGGGCCGGTATCGAGCGGGTGATCGACTTTCTCGGCAAGCACCGCAACGGTTTCGACAACCTGGAGCAGGTGGCCGACGCCGTCGCCGAATACCTGCCGCACCGGCCGCGTCCGGCCAACACCGACGGTCTGTTGCGCAATCTGCGGCAGCGCGACGGCCGCTGGTACTGGCATTGGGACCCGGACATGCTGGCCCACCGCGCCGAGGACCCGTCGGCAATGACCGAACAGATGGAAGCGGCCGCGCGCAAATTGACGATCCCGGTGTTGCTGGTGCGCGGTATGCGCTCGGATGTGGTGAGTTCCGAAGGCGCGGCGGCGTTTCAGGAGTTGGTGCCGCACGTGCAGCTGGTCGAGATCGGTGGTGCGGCGCACACCGCGGCCGGTGACGACAACGACTCTTTCACCGACGCGGTCGCGAAGTTCGTCTTGCAGACCAGGCAGTGA
- a CDS encoding uracil-DNA glycosylase — MGAKPLSEIMDPGWAKALESVADRISAMGEFLRAENAAGRGYLPAGENVLRAFQRPFDAVRVLVVGQDPYPTPGHAMGLSFSVAPDVSPVPRSLANIFAEYTKDLGHPTPSCGDLTPWSDQGVLMLNRVLTVTPGQPASHRGKGWEAVTEQAIRALVARDEPLVAILWGRDASTLKPTLVAAEVPYIESAHPSPLSASRGFFGSRPFSRVNELLDELGAEPVDWRLP; from the coding sequence ATGGGCGCGAAACCACTGTCGGAAATCATGGATCCGGGATGGGCGAAGGCACTCGAGTCGGTGGCGGATCGGATTTCCGCCATGGGCGAGTTCCTGCGGGCAGAGAACGCGGCGGGCCGAGGGTACCTACCGGCCGGTGAGAACGTGCTACGCGCCTTCCAGCGTCCCTTCGACGCGGTCCGCGTGCTGGTCGTCGGCCAGGACCCGTACCCGACTCCCGGCCACGCGATGGGCTTGAGTTTCTCTGTCGCACCGGATGTTTCGCCGGTCCCGCGCAGCTTGGCGAACATCTTCGCCGAATACACCAAGGATCTCGGCCATCCGACGCCGTCCTGCGGTGACCTGACCCCCTGGTCCGATCAGGGTGTGCTGATGCTGAACAGGGTGCTGACGGTGACGCCGGGCCAGCCCGCCTCGCATCGCGGCAAGGGCTGGGAGGCGGTGACCGAGCAGGCGATTCGCGCGCTGGTGGCGCGGGACGAGCCGCTGGTCGCGATCCTCTGGGGCCGCGACGCGTCGACCCTCAAGCCCACCTTGGTCGCGGCCGAGGTGCCCTACATCGAGTCCGCGCATCCCTCGCCGCTGTCGGCGTCGCGCGGCTTCTTCGGTTCCCGCCCGTTCTCCCGAGTGAACGAACTGCTCGACGAACTCGGCGCCGAACCCGTTGACTGGCGCCTGCCCTGA
- a CDS encoding enoyl-CoA hydratase/isomerase family protein has product MTDTEQAGYVSTVDGVLQITIATAANGTSMDFGGIVAGTAALRSLSSEVGAVLLTGTGANFCAGGNVRGFAAASDRAAHIYGLATDLHHFVRALDATTVPVVVGVHGWAAGAGMSLVCAADIALGGPSTKLRPAYPGIGLSPDGGMSWTLPRIVGLGRAREILLTDAVLDAEEAVRLGILSRLVADEEVQAEALKLARTLATGPRSTYTSIKTLLAQSASSALTDQLDRERDAIAAAADSATGREGVDAFVAKRKPKYT; this is encoded by the coding sequence ATGACCGACACCGAGCAAGCCGGGTACGTGAGCACCGTCGACGGCGTTCTGCAGATCACCATCGCGACCGCCGCCAACGGCACGTCCATGGATTTCGGCGGCATCGTCGCGGGCACAGCCGCGCTGCGTTCGCTCAGCTCCGAGGTCGGCGCCGTGCTACTGACCGGAACCGGCGCGAACTTCTGCGCGGGCGGCAATGTGCGCGGCTTCGCGGCGGCCTCGGATCGCGCCGCCCACATCTATGGCCTGGCAACGGATCTGCACCATTTCGTGCGCGCACTCGACGCGACCACCGTTCCGGTCGTGGTCGGCGTGCACGGCTGGGCGGCGGGCGCAGGGATGAGCCTGGTCTGTGCCGCCGACATCGCACTCGGCGGGCCAAGTACCAAGCTGCGCCCGGCCTATCCGGGCATCGGCCTGAGCCCCGACGGCGGCATGTCCTGGACGCTGCCGCGCATCGTCGGACTCGGCCGGGCCCGCGAAATCCTGCTCACCGACGCGGTTTTGGACGCCGAGGAGGCGGTGCGACTCGGCATCCTCAGCCGGCTGGTGGCCGACGAGGAGGTTCAGGCCGAGGCACTGAAGCTGGCCCGAACCCTGGCCACCGGACCGCGCTCCACCTACACCAGCATCAAAACGCTACTGGCGCAATCGGCTTCGTCGGCCCTCACCGATCAGCTGGATCGGGAACGCGACGCGATCGCCGCCGCGGCGGACAGCGCGACCGGCCGCGAGGGTGTAGACGCCTTCGTCGCGAAGCGCAAGCCGAAGTACACGTAG
- a CDS encoding DUF3515 domain-containing protein, with amino-acid sequence MAHAAGGSTQDGAAQAASTRQYSPALIATAVALPVVLVVAVLVAAILARRAPVEREPLVLGPVPAPAATGPACTTLLPALPTELGEFTKSTLVEPSPPATRAWQRPDGGDPIVLRCGLDRPLEFNRASALQIVNGVQWFEARDQAAKASTWFAVDRETYIALTVPDGSGPTPLQAVSDTITANLPATPLDPSPLPN; translated from the coding sequence GTGGCCCATGCCGCAGGCGGCTCCACGCAAGACGGCGCTGCCCAGGCCGCAAGCACTCGCCAATACTCGCCCGCCCTGATCGCGACCGCTGTCGCCTTGCCCGTCGTACTCGTGGTCGCGGTACTCGTGGCGGCGATCCTCGCCCGCCGCGCACCAGTCGAACGCGAGCCCCTGGTCCTCGGCCCGGTCCCCGCCCCCGCCGCGACCGGCCCCGCCTGCACCACCCTGCTCCCCGCACTACCCACCGAACTCGGCGAATTCACCAAATCCACCCTCGTCGAACCCTCCCCACCGGCCACCCGCGCCTGGCAGCGCCCCGACGGCGGCGACCCGATCGTGCTGCGCTGCGGCCTGGACCGCCCCCTCGAATTCAACCGCGCCTCCGCACTACAGATAGTCAACGGCGTCCAATGGTTCGAGGCCCGCGACCAGGCCGCCAAGGCAAGCACCTGGTTCGCCGTAGACCGCGAAACCTACATCGCCCTCACCGTCCCCGACGGCTCCGGCCCCACCCCCCTCCAAGCGGTCTCCGACACCATCACCGCCAACCTCCCCGCAACCCCCCTAGACCCATCCCCCCTCCCCAACTAA
- a CDS encoding DAK2 domain-containing protein, whose product MDGTALLRWGRTCLDGLENRREEINALNVFPIPDADTGTNLLATMRAAMDAADAKASPTVSAHEVAAAMAHGATIGARGNSGIILSQVLRGIAEAVRTEPLSAVTLRDALNRASVLVRDALSVPIEGTILTVLDCAAASAEACPDASLADVALAAADGAAKALGDTPSQLGVLRDAGVVDAGARGLVVLLDSLVSVTLGEIPARPEYAPSEPVTVRAAEPTDTETDSAAPQYEVMYLLADTDLEQMARLRARLTELGDSVVVVGDGAGSWSAHVHCADAGAAVEAGIAAGKLSGIRIESFATTLHDMTSGHLVTHTNMDSAKETNGPADRGILAVAAGDGAAALFEDAGAVVLGGDGAVTAAALLAAIRAMPNREVLVLPNGALPAHDLVAVGVAARDAHRDVLLLPSASMVQGLAALAVHDRGRIAVDDAFAMSEAAATTRWGSLRAARERALTMVGTCEAGDGLGLVGHDVVVIDHDVRAAGLTLLDRMLAFGGELVTLLMGAAAPDGLADDLAAHIGESFPGVEVTVYSGGQHGDLVQIGVE is encoded by the coding sequence ATGGACGGCACTGCGCTGCTGCGCTGGGGCCGAACCTGCCTCGACGGCCTGGAAAACCGGCGCGAGGAGATCAACGCACTCAACGTCTTCCCCATCCCGGACGCGGATACCGGCACCAACCTGCTCGCCACGATGCGCGCCGCGATGGACGCCGCCGACGCGAAGGCCAGTCCCACGGTGTCGGCGCATGAGGTCGCCGCCGCGATGGCGCACGGTGCGACCATCGGCGCCAGGGGCAACTCCGGCATCATCCTGTCCCAGGTCCTGCGCGGTATCGCCGAGGCGGTACGGACCGAACCGCTGTCGGCCGTCACCTTGCGCGATGCCCTGAACCGCGCCTCGGTGCTGGTCCGCGACGCATTGAGCGTGCCGATCGAGGGCACCATCCTCACCGTCCTCGACTGTGCGGCCGCCAGCGCGGAAGCCTGCCCGGACGCTTCGCTCGCCGACGTGGCGCTCGCCGCGGCCGACGGCGCCGCCAAGGCCCTCGGTGACACCCCGTCCCAACTGGGTGTGCTGCGCGACGCGGGCGTCGTCGACGCGGGCGCGCGTGGACTCGTCGTGCTCCTGGACAGCCTGGTCTCGGTGACGCTCGGTGAGATTCCGGCCAGACCGGAATACGCCCCGAGTGAACCGGTCACGGTGCGCGCCGCTGAGCCGACCGATACTGAAACCGATTCGGCAGCACCGCAATACGAAGTGATGTACCTGCTGGCCGATACCGATCTCGAGCAGATGGCGCGGTTGCGCGCCCGCCTCACCGAGCTCGGCGATTCGGTGGTGGTCGTCGGCGACGGTGCCGGTTCCTGGTCTGCCCATGTGCACTGCGCGGACGCGGGCGCGGCCGTGGAAGCCGGAATCGCCGCGGGAAAGCTCAGCGGAATCCGCATCGAGAGCTTCGCGACAACGCTGCACGACATGACGTCGGGCCACCTCGTCACCCACACGAACATGGACTCCGCGAAGGAAACCAATGGGCCGGCCGATCGCGGGATCCTGGCGGTAGCGGCCGGTGACGGTGCTGCCGCGCTGTTCGAGGACGCCGGGGCGGTGGTGCTCGGCGGTGACGGCGCCGTGACGGCCGCCGCGCTGCTGGCCGCGATCCGCGCGATGCCCAATCGCGAGGTACTGGTCCTACCCAACGGCGCGCTACCCGCGCACGACCTGGTCGCGGTCGGTGTGGCCGCCCGTGACGCGCACCGCGACGTGCTGCTGCTGCCGAGTGCGTCCATGGTGCAGGGGCTCGCGGCGCTGGCTGTGCACGATCGCGGCCGGATCGCCGTCGACGACGCCTTCGCCATGTCGGAGGCGGCCGCGACCACCCGGTGGGGTTCGCTGCGCGCCGCGCGAGAGCGCGCGCTCACCATGGTGGGAACGTGCGAAGCGGGCGATGGGCTCGGCTTGGTCGGCCACGATGTGGTGGTGATCGACCATGATGTGCGCGCGGCGGGTTTGACGCTGCTCGACCGGATGCTCGCCTTCGGCGGTGAGCTGGTCACCCTGCTGATGGGGGCGGCGGCCCCGGACGGCCTGGCCGATGATCTCGCCGCGCACATCGGCGAAAGCTTTCCCGGCGTGGAGGTCACCGTGTATTCCGGTGGGCAGCACGGTGATCTGGTGCAGATCGGAGTGGAATAG
- a CDS encoding GNAT family N-acetyltransferase: MTEPEWRIAPLAAEHTYSLAECHIDCWREAYRDLVPAHLLEAFDVERRAAQYERNRVEYPGRIQVALVGEQVIGFAGAGPTLDDPPVPPLQLYALYVRSPWYGTGLAHDLLRAALDPTAAYSLWVFEENPRALAFYRKHGFELDGARRVEAFTPSIEVRMVREPADW, from the coding sequence ATGACCGAGCCCGAGTGGCGCATCGCCCCACTTGCCGCCGAGCACACCTACAGCCTCGCCGAATGCCACATCGACTGCTGGCGTGAGGCCTACCGGGACCTGGTACCCGCCCATCTGCTCGAAGCCTTCGATGTCGAGCGGCGAGCTGCGCAATACGAGCGCAACCGTGTCGAATATCCGGGCCGGATACAGGTGGCGCTCGTCGGTGAACAGGTGATCGGCTTCGCCGGAGCGGGCCCGACCCTCGACGACCCGCCGGTGCCCCCGCTGCAGTTGTATGCGTTGTACGTCCGTTCGCCGTGGTACGGCACGGGCCTCGCGCACGACTTGCTGCGCGCCGCCCTCGATCCGACGGCGGCGTACTCGCTGTGGGTCTTCGAGGAGAATCCACGCGCCCTGGCCTTCTACCGCAAACACGGCTTCGAATTGGACGGCGCTCGCAGGGTCGAGGCGTTCACGCCGTCGATCGAGGTTCGGATGGTGCGGGAGCCAGCCGACTGGTGA
- the thiL gene encoding thiamine-phosphate kinase, which translates to MRELGEFALIDRINSGRLQTPGVLLGPGDDAALVAAPDGRFVVTTDMLVQDRHFRLDWSSPQDIGRKAIAQNAADVVAMGAVPSAFVVALGCPADTPLNVIDGLADGMWTEAARAGASIAGGDLVRSRDIVISVTAFGDLRGRAAITRAGARVGDTVAVAGRLGWSAAGLAILTADAESDDFAEALAAHRVPQPPYAAVLNALSGTAVAETPDSTVADADGNTTHQRPSSTGASDPGDIGLNALTDVSDGLLADLGHIATSSEVAIDLDSAALRDKALDRIAARMDADATQWILTGGEDHAFVGTWSAGYPLPAGWVPIGRVSAGHGVTVDGAARPGSAGWESFGGVDSAVAGEPR; encoded by the coding sequence GTGCGTGAACTGGGGGAGTTCGCGCTGATCGATCGGATCAACAGCGGCCGCCTGCAAACACCCGGTGTGTTGCTCGGTCCGGGCGACGACGCCGCGCTGGTCGCCGCGCCCGACGGCCGATTCGTGGTCACCACCGACATGCTGGTGCAGGACCGGCATTTCCGCCTGGACTGGTCCAGCCCCCAGGACATCGGCCGCAAGGCGATCGCGCAGAACGCGGCCGACGTGGTCGCGATGGGCGCGGTACCTTCCGCCTTCGTGGTGGCGCTCGGTTGCCCGGCCGACACCCCGCTCAACGTGATCGACGGGTTGGCCGACGGGATGTGGACCGAAGCGGCCCGCGCGGGCGCCTCCATCGCGGGTGGCGACCTGGTCCGCAGCCGCGACATCGTCATCTCGGTGACCGCCTTCGGTGACCTGCGTGGCCGCGCCGCCATCACCAGAGCCGGTGCGCGGGTGGGGGATACGGTCGCCGTCGCGGGCCGTCTCGGCTGGTCGGCCGCCGGTCTTGCCATCCTGACCGCCGACGCCGAGTCCGACGACTTCGCCGAAGCGCTTGCCGCGCACCGTGTCCCGCAGCCGCCCTACGCGGCGGTGCTGAATGCGCTGAGCGGGACAGCAGTGGCCGAGACACCGGATTCCACGGTGGCGGATGCCGATGGCAACACAACTCACCAGCGGCCGAGTTCTACCGGTGCGTCCGATCCAGGCGATATCGGACTGAACGCACTGACGGATGTCTCCGACGGCCTACTCGCCGACCTCGGCCATATCGCCACGTCGTCCGAGGTCGCCATCGATCTGGATTCGGCCGCGCTGCGTGACAAAGCACTCGACCGAATCGCCGCACGCATGGATGCCGATGCGACGCAATGGATTCTGACCGGTGGCGAGGATCACGCGTTCGTCGGTACCTGGTCGGCCGGGTACCCGCTGCCCGCGGGCTGGGTGCCGATCGGGCGAGTGTCGGCCGGTCACGGCGTCACCGTCGACGGCGCGGCGCGGCCGGGCAGCGCCGGATGGGAATCATTCGGTGGGGTGGACTCGGCGGTTGCGGGCGAACCACGCTAA
- the rpmB gene encoding 50S ribosomal protein L28, which translates to MAAVCDVCAKGPGFGKSVSHSHRRTNRRWNPNIQTVRAQVAPGNTRRMNVCTSCLKAGKVVRG; encoded by the coding sequence ATGGCTGCCGTCTGCGACGTCTGCGCCAAGGGCCCCGGCTTCGGGAAGTCGGTCTCGCACTCGCACCGGCGCACCAACCGTCGCTGGAACCCGAACATCCAGACCGTTCGCGCCCAGGTTGCGCCGGGTAACACCCGCCGCATGAACGTGTGCACCTCCTGCCTCAAGGCAGGCAAGGTCGTCCGCGGCTGA